ATTGTTGGTGCCAAATGCGTTCCGGCGGTGATGACCGACCGATACAAGTCGTTTACTTTTACGCCTATTTCCGGAGTGGAACCGGCCGTGACTTTTAGTATCTTCTCCACGGTGTGTTCTTTATCTCCCGGGTTGATGCGCTCAGGAGAATATCCGGCAAAAAAGTCGGTGTTGAAGCGTAATCCGCTGATGCGTTCCAGCACGGGCACGCACTCGTCTTCTGTTACGCCGGGGTATACGGTCGACTCGTAAATGACGATATCATCCTTTTTCAACACCTTCCCCACGGTTTCACTCGCTTTGTAAAGGGGGGTGAGGTCAGGTCGGTTGTTCTTGTCGACAGGGGTAGGAACGGTGACCACGAAATAGGTACAGTCTTTAATGTCATCGAGGTTATACGAGCAAAAAAGCCCGGGACCTTCCTGAGAAGCAGCCGACTTCAACACCGAGCGAAGCAGTTCTTCTTCCACTTCAAGGGTGTGGTCGACACCTGTGTTTACTTCGGAGACACGCGCTTGGTTGATGTCAAATCCGACGACGTCGTACTTCGTGGCAAACAATCGTGCCAGGGGCAATCCAACATAACCGAGTCCAATGACCGCAATTTTCATACGTTATTTTTTATTGAAGATGTTGCCAATACCAGTTAACCGCTTGTTCGAGTCCTTGTCGCATCGAGAATTGCGGGTCATAACCCAACAATCGACGTGCTTTGTCGATACTGGCCAGGGAGTGCGGTATGTCTCCTGCCCGTTCCGGCCCATATATGATCGGCACATCCGCGATGGCAGGATCATAGGCCGACAGGAATTCTTTTAGGTACGCGACAAGATCGTTAAGCGTCGTGCGCTCGCCGAATGCGGTGTTGTAGACCGTGTTGGCCGCCTCTGGATGATCGGCCAGGATGGCGCGTTCGTTCATCTGGACGACGTTGTCGATATAGGTAAAATCACGGGAATAGTCGCCGGTGCCATTGATGACAGGACTTTCGTGCTTCATCAGTTGCATGACGAATTTCGGGATTACTGCGGCATACGCCCCGTTAGGATCCTGACGTCGTCCGAAAACATTGAAATAGCGCAAACCGATGGTTTCGATACCATAGGCCCTGCTGAAAATCTCGGCATACAGTTCGTTCACGTATTTGGTAATCGCGTACGGTGATAACGGCTTTCCGATGATGTGCTCGACTTTTGGCATGTTGGTGGAGTCGCCATAAGTAGAAGAACTCGCGGCATATACAAACCGTTTGACACCTGCGTCGCGGGCTGCGGTAAGCATGTTGAGAAAACCGCTGACGTTTACGTCGTTACTGGTAATCGGGTCTTTTAATGACCGCGGAACAGATCCCAGCGCAGCCTGATGGAGTACGAAATCGGCCCCTTCGACCGCCGCGCGGCAATCGTCCATATTGCGAATATCGCCCTCAATGAGCGTAAAACGCCCACTGGCATGGAGATGTTCAATATTCTTTCGATGTCCGGTGGCGAAGTTGTCCAGACAGATCACGCGACACCCTTTTGACACAAAATGGTCGCAAAGATTGGAGCCTATAAAGCCCGCTCCACCCGTAATCGTTATGTTATAGTCCATGCTTTTATTTGTGCGGCAAAGATATTACTATAATCCGAAACCGAGTCCGGGTTGCGAAAAATACGTATTACTACGTAGGGACCAACGACCGCTTAACGCTTCCTTTTCAGGTCGCCTGCCATCTTTTTAACTCTGCCGAGCCAATTAGTGGAAGGCTCCTTTTCATGATATCCGTTTGAGTAATTGCCATAACCGTAACCGTAGCCATAGTTATAGCCGTAGCCATAGCCGTAGCGCGCCTTTACCTCGAAGCCATTGAGCACGATACTCACATTTCGCAGTTCCTCACGGCTATAGCGATTATTGAGCAACGTGATCATGTCCTTCTTAGTGAAATTCTGTCGTACGATGTAAAGTGTGACGTCGGCAAAATGCGCCAACTCGAGGGCATCGGACACCAATCCGACCGGAGGGGTATCAAGAATGATATAATCATAGGCCGCCTTCAGTTCTTCCATCAGGGTAAACATCCGGTCGCTCATGATGAGCTCGGCTGGATTCGGCGGAACCGCTCCCGA
This genomic interval from Flavobacterium sp. HJ-32-4 contains the following:
- a CDS encoding SDR family oxidoreductase, yielding MDYNITITGGAGFIGSNLCDHFVSKGCRVICLDNFATGHRKNIEHLHASGRFTLIEGDIRNMDDCRAAVEGADFVLHQAALGSVPRSLKDPITSNDVNVSGFLNMLTAARDAGVKRFVYAASSSTYGDSTNMPKVEHIIGKPLSPYAITKYVNELYAEIFSRAYGIETIGLRYFNVFGRRQDPNGAYAAVIPKFVMQLMKHESPVINGTGDYSRDFTYIDNVVQMNERAILADHPEAANTVYNTAFGERTTLNDLVAYLKEFLSAYDPAIADVPIIYGPERAGDIPHSLASIDKARRLLGYDPQFSMRQGLEQAVNWYWQHLQ